A region of Streptomyces sp. NBC_01267 DNA encodes the following proteins:
- a CDS encoding (5-formylfuran-3-yl)methyl phosphate synthase, with product MRGKESTLLLLISPDSVEEALDCAKAAEHLDIVDVKKPDEGSLGANYPWVIREIRDAVPADKPVSATVGDVPYKPGTVAQAALGAAVSGATYIKVGLYGCTTPDQAIDVMRGVVRAVKDYRPDALVVASGYADAHRIGCVNPLALPDIARRSGCDAAMLDTAVKDGTRLFDHVPPEACAEFVRLAHEAGLLAALAGSVKAGDLGLLTRIGTDIVGVRGAVCEGGDRNTGRIQPQLVAAFRAEMDRHAREAAAAVTTAS from the coding sequence ATGCGGGGGAAGGAGTCCACGTTGTTGCTTCTCATCTCCCCGGACAGCGTCGAGGAGGCCCTCGACTGCGCGAAGGCGGCGGAGCATCTCGACATCGTCGATGTCAAGAAGCCCGACGAGGGCTCGCTCGGCGCGAACTATCCGTGGGTCATCAGAGAGATCCGCGACGCGGTCCCGGCGGACAAACCGGTGTCCGCCACCGTGGGAGACGTGCCGTACAAGCCCGGCACGGTGGCCCAGGCGGCGCTCGGTGCTGCTGTGTCCGGAGCCACGTACATCAAGGTGGGCCTCTACGGATGTACGACGCCCGATCAGGCCATCGATGTCATGCGAGGGGTCGTCCGGGCAGTGAAGGACTATCGGCCGGACGCTCTCGTCGTCGCATCGGGCTACGCCGACGCGCACCGGATCGGCTGCGTCAACCCGCTCGCACTGCCCGACATCGCCCGTCGTTCCGGCTGCGACGCGGCCATGCTCGACACCGCTGTCAAGGACGGGACGCGGCTGTTCGACCACGTTCCGCCGGAGGCCTGCGCGGAGTTCGTCCGGCTGGCTCACGAGGCCGGTCTGCTCGCCGCACTCGCGGGCAGCGTGAAGGCGGGCGACCTCGGCCTGCTGACCCGCATCGGCACGGACATCGTGGGGGTGCGTGGGGCGGTCTGCGAGGGGGGCGACCGCAACACCGGAAGGATCCAGCCGCAGTTGGTGGCCGCCTTCCGGGCGGAGATGGACCGTCACGCCCGGGAAGCCGCGGCTGCCGTCACCACCGCGAGCTGA